One Paenarthrobacter aurescens TC1 DNA window includes the following coding sequences:
- the abfA gene encoding alpha-L-arabinofuranosidase (identified by match to protein family HMM PF06964) has product MSRARITLDRDFTIGEVPRRLFGSFVEHMGRCVYTGIYEPGHPEADQNGFRQDVLKLVKELGATVIRYPGGNFVSGYNWEDGIGPRENRPRRLDGAWHTVETNAFGLHEFVDWSKQAGTEIMEAINLGTRGVDAAREIVEYANHPGGTYWSDLRAKNGHKDPFNIKLWCLGNEMDGPWQIGHKTADEYGRLAQEAAKAMRFVDPSLELVACGSSNSGMPTFGAWEQTVLTHTYDEVDYVSLHAYYQEHDGDVGSFLASAVDTDYFIESVIATADAVRAKGKHKKHINLSFDEWNVWYQRGLDTEDQPHNVIKAGWREHPRVIEDKYNVTDAVVVGTLLNSLLRHGDRVKIANQAQLVNVIAPILSEENGPAWKQTIFHPFARMAELAKGQILRLSVDSDKYSNSRFGDTDLVDVSATWNEETGRVALFFANRGLEEAADVEVALRGFDARQVLRAEVLEIPEGGDRLTINTQDQPGRVGLTALEGVKATGSELRLTLPALSWAVVELDVVKG; this is encoded by the coding sequence ATGTCCCGCGCACGCATCACCCTCGACCGCGACTTCACCATTGGCGAGGTACCCCGCCGCCTGTTCGGCTCCTTCGTGGAGCACATGGGCCGCTGTGTCTACACCGGCATCTACGAGCCCGGCCACCCCGAAGCTGACCAGAACGGCTTCCGCCAGGACGTCCTGAAGCTCGTCAAGGAACTGGGCGCCACTGTCATCCGGTACCCCGGCGGCAACTTCGTCTCGGGCTACAACTGGGAAGACGGCATCGGTCCCCGCGAAAACAGGCCACGCCGCCTGGATGGGGCCTGGCACACCGTGGAGACCAACGCCTTCGGCCTGCACGAATTCGTGGACTGGTCCAAGCAAGCCGGTACGGAAATCATGGAAGCCATCAACCTGGGCACCAGGGGAGTGGACGCGGCCCGCGAAATCGTGGAGTACGCCAACCACCCCGGCGGAACCTACTGGTCCGACCTCCGCGCCAAGAACGGCCACAAAGACCCGTTCAACATCAAGCTCTGGTGCCTGGGCAACGAGATGGACGGCCCGTGGCAAATCGGCCACAAGACCGCCGATGAGTACGGACGCCTGGCACAGGAAGCCGCCAAGGCCATGCGCTTTGTGGACCCCTCGCTGGAATTGGTGGCCTGTGGCAGCTCCAACTCCGGAATGCCGACCTTCGGCGCCTGGGAACAGACCGTCCTGACGCACACCTACGACGAAGTGGATTACGTTTCCCTGCACGCCTACTACCAGGAGCACGATGGCGACGTCGGCAGCTTCCTGGCCTCCGCCGTCGACACCGACTACTTCATCGAATCCGTGATCGCTACCGCGGACGCTGTGCGTGCCAAGGGAAAGCACAAGAAGCACATCAACTTGTCCTTCGATGAGTGGAACGTCTGGTACCAGCGCGGCTTGGACACCGAAGACCAGCCGCACAACGTGATCAAGGCCGGTTGGCGTGAGCACCCCCGCGTGATCGAGGACAAGTACAACGTCACCGATGCCGTGGTGGTGGGGACGCTGCTCAATTCGCTGCTCCGCCACGGTGATCGTGTGAAGATCGCCAACCAGGCGCAGCTGGTGAACGTGATCGCGCCGATCCTGTCGGAGGAAAACGGTCCGGCCTGGAAGCAGACCATCTTCCACCCGTTCGCACGGATGGCCGAGCTCGCCAAGGGCCAGATCCTGCGGCTCTCGGTGGACTCGGACAAGTACTCGAATAGTCGCTTCGGGGACACGGACCTGGTGGACGTCAGCGCTACGTGGAACGAGGAAACGGGCCGGGTGGCACTGTTCTTCGCGAACCGCGGCTTGGAAGAGGCTGCCGACGTGGAGGTTGCCTTGCGCGGTTTCGATGCCCGCCAGGTGCTCCGCGCCGAGGTCCTCGAAATCCCCGAAGGGGGCGACCGCCTCACCATCAACACCCAGGATCAGCCGGGCCGTGTTGGCCTGACTGCCTTGGAAGGTGTGAAGGCGACCGGTTCGGAGCTGCGCCTGACGCTGCCCGCATTGTCCTGGGCCGTCGTCGAGCTTGATGTGGTGAAAGGCTAG
- a CDS encoding putative DSBA-like thioredoxin domain protein (identified by match to protein family HMM PF01323): protein MKIEIWSDVACPWCYIGKRRFETALAQFPHRDSVDIEWKSYQLDPSVPEHYDGTELDYLSNRKGMAPEQVKQMFAHVTETAKGEGLDYHFDKVVVANSFTAHRLIHLAASHGRQDAAKEQLLSDHFEHGKDIGNQEYLTELGASLQLPADEVAELFTSDKYTDAVNQDINEARAIGVTGVPFFVIDRKYGISGAQPADLFSQALNQAWQEANPLIPVGASDAEACGPDGCAV, encoded by the coding sequence ATGAAGATTGAGATCTGGTCAGACGTCGCGTGCCCGTGGTGCTACATCGGCAAGCGCCGTTTTGAGACCGCCCTGGCACAGTTCCCGCACCGCGATTCCGTGGACATCGAGTGGAAGAGCTACCAGCTGGACCCCTCCGTTCCCGAGCACTACGACGGCACGGAATTGGACTATCTCAGCAATCGCAAGGGCATGGCCCCTGAGCAGGTCAAGCAGATGTTCGCGCACGTCACGGAGACGGCTAAGGGCGAAGGCCTGGATTATCACTTCGACAAGGTTGTGGTGGCCAACAGTTTCACAGCCCACCGCCTCATCCACCTCGCGGCATCCCACGGACGCCAGGACGCGGCCAAGGAACAGTTGCTCAGCGATCACTTTGAGCACGGCAAGGACATCGGGAACCAGGAGTACCTCACGGAACTCGGCGCCTCCCTCCAGTTGCCGGCAGATGAAGTCGCCGAGCTGTTCACCTCTGACAAGTACACGGACGCCGTCAACCAGGACATCAACGAGGCCCGCGCCATCGGCGTCACCGGCGTCCCGTTCTTCGTCATAGACCGCAAGTACGGCATCTCCGGCGCCCAACCCGCGGACCTTTTCAGCCAGGCCCTGAACCAGGCGTGGCAGGAAGCCAACCCGCTGATCCCGGTGGGCGCTTCCGATGCCGAGGCCTGCGGCCCGGACGGCTGCGCAGTCTAA
- a CDS encoding putative transcriptional regulator, LacI family (identified by match to protein family HMM PF00356; match to protein family HMM PF00532), whose translation MRATVKDVARRAGVSPKTVSNVMNGIVPVSGPTRLRVEQAMAELDYVPNLSARGLRNGRSGVIGLALPDLATPFSAEIAQSIVEVAHEQGFSVQIEETGSDPQREHELMTRARANLIDGLILNPVVLKESAVQVGVALPPVVLLGEVKQQLADRVFVDSFAAARDMTLALARPGRTRIAVLGVNRGRQSATAIQRAGGYEAALQMLGIAKDESLLISCDSWTPASSASALAEYLDANPLPEALFCFTDSMALGALNTLWKRGVRVPDDIAVAGFDDVIDGRFAVPSLTTVSFDKRAIATEALRLLTERMSDRSHGQRLVEIDYSIVERDSSKG comes from the coding sequence TTGCGCGCAACGGTTAAGGACGTCGCGCGCCGTGCAGGGGTCTCGCCTAAGACGGTATCGAACGTGATGAACGGGATCGTGCCCGTTAGTGGCCCCACGCGGCTCAGGGTAGAGCAGGCCATGGCGGAGCTGGACTACGTCCCCAATCTTTCGGCCCGCGGACTGCGGAACGGCCGCTCAGGTGTCATTGGACTGGCGTTGCCGGATCTGGCTACCCCCTTCTCTGCGGAGATTGCCCAAAGCATTGTGGAGGTTGCCCACGAGCAAGGCTTCAGCGTGCAGATCGAGGAAACCGGCTCTGACCCGCAGCGTGAGCACGAGTTGATGACACGTGCGCGTGCCAACCTCATCGACGGACTGATCCTCAACCCCGTTGTGCTCAAGGAGAGCGCCGTCCAAGTGGGTGTCGCGCTCCCTCCGGTGGTGCTCCTGGGGGAAGTTAAGCAGCAGTTGGCCGACCGTGTCTTCGTGGACAGCTTCGCGGCGGCGCGGGACATGACCCTGGCTCTGGCCAGACCCGGGCGAACGCGTATTGCGGTTCTGGGTGTCAATCGCGGAAGGCAATCCGCCACGGCGATCCAGCGGGCGGGCGGCTACGAAGCCGCACTCCAGATGCTGGGTATTGCCAAGGATGAGTCGTTGCTGATCTCTTGCGACAGTTGGACGCCCGCGTCATCCGCTTCAGCACTGGCAGAGTATCTGGACGCGAATCCCCTGCCCGAGGCTCTGTTCTGTTTCACCGACTCCATGGCTCTGGGCGCCCTGAATACCTTGTGGAAGAGGGGAGTGCGCGTTCCGGATGACATCGCGGTAGCCGGTTTCGACGACGTGATCGACGGGCGCTTTGCGGTACCTTCCTTGACCACGGTGTCCTTCGACAAACGGGCTATTGCCACGGAAGCCCTGCGCCTGCTGACCGAACGCATGTCCGACAGGTCCCACGGTCAGCGCTTGGTGGAGATCGATTACAGCATCGTGGAACGGGACAGCAGCAAGGGCTGA
- a CDS encoding putative ABC-type sugar transport systems, permease components (identified by match to protein family HMM PF00528), which yields MSTSTLSRPRPESLRKPGSRTRSNLSGWGFATPFLVFFLVFLVWPIIYGFYMSLTGKSLTGANDSLIGFANYAEALADADMWRSLGNTLYFTVISTVPLVLVALVMAALLNIGLPAQWLWRLSYFAPYLLASTVVSLFFTWMYNPQLGLINEFLTGIGLPRVAWLNDPNVAMWAIVIATLWWTVGFNFLLYLAAMQNIPAQHYEAASLDGAGAWRQFFSITLPQLTPTTVMIVLLQILASLKIFDQVYQMTAGGPGGSTRPVVQYIFETGFTGYRLGYSAAISYIFFGLIVVISIMQFVITRRRSA from the coding sequence ATGAGTACCTCTACGCTGTCCCGGCCGAGGCCGGAGAGCCTGCGCAAACCCGGAAGCCGCACCCGAAGCAATCTGAGCGGCTGGGGATTCGCCACCCCGTTCCTTGTTTTCTTCCTCGTTTTCCTCGTCTGGCCGATTATTTACGGCTTCTACATGAGCCTCACGGGCAAGTCCCTCACCGGCGCAAACGACAGCCTGATCGGCTTCGCGAACTATGCCGAAGCCCTGGCCGATGCTGATATGTGGCGTTCCCTGGGCAACACCCTCTATTTCACGGTGATCAGCACGGTCCCGTTGGTCCTCGTCGCGTTGGTCATGGCCGCCCTGCTCAATATCGGGCTTCCGGCTCAGTGGCTGTGGCGGCTCTCCTACTTTGCGCCGTACCTCCTGGCCTCCACGGTGGTTTCGTTGTTCTTCACCTGGATGTACAACCCGCAGCTTGGCCTGATCAACGAGTTCCTGACAGGCATCGGGCTCCCCAGGGTTGCCTGGCTGAATGACCCCAACGTGGCCATGTGGGCAATCGTCATCGCCACGCTGTGGTGGACCGTGGGATTCAACTTCCTGCTCTACCTGGCTGCGATGCAGAACATCCCGGCCCAGCACTACGAGGCAGCATCGCTGGACGGCGCCGGAGCATGGCGCCAGTTCTTCTCCATCACGCTCCCGCAGCTGACCCCCACCACCGTGATGATCGTGCTGCTCCAGATCCTGGCGTCACTGAAGATTTTCGACCAGGTGTACCAGATGACCGCCGGAGGCCCCGGTGGTTCCACCCGGCCCGTGGTGCAGTACATCTTCGAAACCGGGTTCACCGGTTACCGGCTGGGCTACTCGGCAGCCATCTCCTACATCTTCTTCGGACTGATCGTGGTCATCTCCATCATGCAGTTCGTCATTACCCGTCGCAGGAGTGCATAA
- a CDS encoding putative ABC-type sugar transport system, permease component (identified by match to protein family HMM PF00528) yields the protein MATPTLTRPAPRTTTSNSLKIRQPRKKLTVGRIAAIVVAAFIAVLWLIPFGWATATAFKTETDAAAPDVTWLPPSGFTPEAFVKVFQDGNIPLWTWNSLYTSAAITAITLVISALVAYALSRIDFKGKKVLMTAIIASIIIPPPVLIIPLFYQMLALNLIDTSWAIILPQVIHPAMVFVLKKFFDQIPRELEEAAVMDGASRLRIFTQIILPLSRPILAAVAIFVFIGAWNNFLWPFIATNDGNLLTLPVGLQTIKSAYGIQYAQNMASALLAALPLIVVFLFFQRQIIKGVATTGLAGT from the coding sequence ATGGCAACCCCTACCCTGACCCGTCCCGCACCACGTACAACCACCAGCAACAGCCTCAAGATCCGCCAGCCACGCAAGAAGCTGACGGTCGGCAGGATCGCCGCCATCGTCGTCGCTGCCTTCATTGCGGTGCTGTGGCTGATCCCGTTCGGCTGGGCCACCGCCACCGCTTTCAAAACCGAGACGGATGCCGCAGCCCCGGACGTCACGTGGCTGCCGCCGTCGGGCTTTACTCCCGAAGCGTTCGTGAAGGTGTTCCAGGACGGCAACATCCCGCTGTGGACCTGGAACTCGCTCTACACCTCTGCGGCCATCACGGCCATCACCCTGGTGATCTCTGCTTTGGTTGCCTACGCGCTCTCGAGGATCGACTTCAAGGGCAAGAAGGTGCTGATGACGGCGATCATCGCGTCCATCATCATTCCGCCGCCCGTCCTGATCATCCCGCTGTTCTACCAAATGCTCGCGCTGAACCTGATCGATACCTCGTGGGCCATCATCCTGCCGCAGGTCATTCACCCAGCCATGGTGTTCGTGCTGAAGAAGTTCTTCGATCAGATCCCGCGCGAACTCGAAGAAGCGGCCGTCATGGACGGTGCCAGCCGTTTGAGGATTTTCACACAGATCATCCTGCCGTTGTCCCGGCCCATCCTGGCCGCCGTCGCGATTTTCGTGTTCATCGGCGCGTGGAACAACTTCCTGTGGCCGTTCATCGCCACCAACGACGGCAACCTGCTGACCCTCCCGGTCGGATTGCAAACCATCAAGAGCGCCTACGGCATCCAGTACGCGCAGAACATGGCGTCCGCACTGCTCGCCGCGCTGCCGCTGATCGTCGTATTCCTGTTCTTCCAGCGCCAGATCATCAAGGGCGTCGCGACGACGGGACTCGCCGGAACCTGA
- a CDS encoding hypothetical protein (identified by Glimmer2; putative), whose product MLTVWHVQSKPRFKPLQRANLFIAVPEIRPSGQRACDKGLSYPARSLWRDLPTMMYERDRTMAHEFAQQPHATPPNYPKREADDGQEEGPFFFPDLEGAAFRSKATTFAVIGIFFFGVIFGPLAIRNAAKAEALGVRAPFGRICGWIVLILNGLNICLLMLGAVLALSGAFNGSSPSVESTVKSVVEKARDLQGELPMQVDSVTSLTGIEAEGDAIRYDLVLSSSVDPSTLSAESVRGMVLPTVCAATSTKEILDAGIKMKYVYTFEGSAKSVDFTVTKAACAAL is encoded by the coding sequence ATGCTTACGGTGTGGCACGTTCAGTCGAAGCCAAGATTCAAGCCCTTACAGCGCGCCAACCTTTTCATCGCCGTGCCAGAGATACGGCCCTCTGGTCAGCGGGCGTGTGACAAAGGGCTGTCGTATCCGGCCCGTAGTCTCTGGAGAGACCTTCCAACGATGATGTACGAGAGAGACCGGACTATGGCCCACGAATTCGCCCAGCAGCCCCACGCTACGCCACCCAACTATCCCAAGCGCGAGGCTGACGACGGACAGGAAGAGGGGCCGTTTTTCTTCCCCGACCTAGAGGGCGCCGCGTTCAGGTCCAAAGCCACAACCTTTGCCGTCATCGGGATTTTCTTCTTCGGCGTCATCTTTGGTCCCCTGGCGATCAGGAATGCCGCCAAGGCCGAGGCCCTGGGGGTGCGGGCTCCATTCGGGAGAATCTGTGGCTGGATTGTCCTTATTCTGAACGGCCTGAACATTTGCCTGCTCATGCTCGGAGCCGTTCTCGCCCTGTCCGGAGCCTTCAACGGTTCATCCCCATCGGTCGAGAGCACAGTTAAGTCCGTTGTCGAGAAAGCGCGCGATCTTCAGGGAGAGCTCCCGATGCAAGTGGACTCCGTCACCTCCTTGACTGGAATCGAGGCCGAAGGCGATGCGATCCGTTACGACCTCGTCCTCTCGTCCAGCGTCGACCCGTCCACACTCAGCGCAGAGTCCGTACGCGGCATGGTCCTTCCGACCGTATGTGCAGCCACATCGACGAAAGAAATTCTTGATGCCGGTATCAAGATGAAGTACGTGTACACATTCGAGGGAAGCGCCAAGAGTGTGGACTTCACCGTCACCAAGGCGGCGTGCGCAGCTCTTTGA
- a CDS encoding putative transcriptional regulator, TetR family (identified by match to protein family HMM PF00440) — MPRITAATNAAQRAETQRRILTAFGELLFTHGLPGLTMTDVARHAGVGRTAVYNYYADMEQLLIAYALDETERFIVDLRDSLAALANPVDRLALYVRAQVEDLSRRHLPPGPAMAAVLSPGSFAKLADHVGDLNVLLQDILQDGVRQGYLPDIDVAQLARLIHGTLSASAARRNRTPDGDTPPPAPTSDVEARTAQTVRFIQLGAGARFDEAGRPLRLEEPTHDALAG; from the coding sequence ATGCCCAGGATCACGGCCGCCACGAATGCTGCCCAACGCGCCGAGACCCAACGTCGGATTCTGACCGCTTTTGGAGAGCTCCTCTTCACCCATGGCCTCCCGGGGCTCACCATGACGGACGTGGCGCGCCATGCCGGCGTTGGACGCACCGCCGTCTACAACTATTACGCGGACATGGAACAACTGCTCATCGCGTACGCCTTGGACGAGACCGAGCGTTTCATCGTGGACCTCCGGGATTCGCTGGCCGCCCTGGCAAACCCCGTGGACAGGCTTGCGCTGTATGTTCGCGCCCAGGTGGAGGATCTCAGCCGCCGCCACCTGCCTCCGGGTCCGGCCATGGCCGCGGTCCTCTCCCCCGGGTCCTTCGCGAAGCTCGCAGACCATGTGGGCGATCTCAACGTCCTGCTTCAGGACATCCTCCAGGACGGGGTCCGGCAGGGATACCTTCCAGACATCGACGTCGCCCAGTTGGCGCGGCTCATTCACGGGACACTGTCCGCCAGCGCCGCACGACGCAACCGAACGCCCGACGGCGACACTCCCCCGCCAGCCCCAACCTCCGACGTCGAAGCCCGCACAGCGCAGACAGTGCGGTTCATCCAGTTGGGCGCAGGGGCCCGCTTCGACGAAGCCGGCCGGCCTTTGCGCCTGGAAGAGCCGACCCACGACGCCCTGGCGGGTTGA
- a CDS encoding extracellular solute-binding domain protein (identified by match to protein family HMM PF01547; match to protein family HMM TIGR01409): MKQFESLTGKQLSRRQLLTGSALLGGGLLATGLTGCGGAAQAASVQDIGFWHLLSGGDGIKMQAMINSANQANAGFKVHPTVLAWGPPYYTKLAMASAGGRPPEVAIMHASRVPGYAPGGLIEPWDLDLLAENGVTASDFAPRIWEKSQHNGKVFSIALDSHPFVMFYNTDVAGKAGLLGSNGQLQEVRSPEEFKAMALEMQKVTKAHGLSFGYLGSGSQMWRLFYTLYKQHGVDMELTPGQPMKVDRDAAIESLEFMASLFDDTIAAQAGDISTGIAEFARGGSGMLFSGVWELPTMKKAGIPVDAATIPTLYGTPASYADSHSFVLPRQLNLNEDKRRDVYKFVTDVLKGSLSWAEAGHIPGYQPVVQSQAYRELTPQIHYANAADIIAYDPESWFSGSGSDWQTYFAENVQNVLLGRDKAAAGWDAFEQRTNTLLSRPNPV; this comes from the coding sequence GTGAAGCAGTTTGAATCTTTGACCGGGAAACAGTTGTCCCGGAGACAGTTATTGACAGGATCGGCCCTTCTGGGCGGCGGCCTCCTGGCCACAGGCCTCACCGGCTGCGGAGGCGCAGCCCAGGCCGCCTCAGTGCAGGACATCGGGTTTTGGCACCTCCTTTCCGGCGGTGATGGCATCAAGATGCAGGCCATGATCAACAGCGCCAACCAAGCCAATGCCGGTTTCAAGGTGCACCCCACAGTGCTTGCATGGGGTCCGCCGTACTACACCAAACTGGCCATGGCCTCCGCTGGCGGGCGTCCTCCAGAGGTAGCCATCATGCACGCCAGCCGGGTTCCCGGGTATGCGCCAGGTGGACTCATTGAGCCGTGGGACCTGGACCTGCTTGCAGAGAATGGCGTCACGGCCTCCGACTTCGCTCCCAGGATCTGGGAGAAGAGCCAACACAACGGCAAGGTCTTCTCCATAGCCCTGGACTCCCACCCATTCGTCATGTTCTATAACACCGACGTAGCCGGCAAAGCGGGACTCTTGGGCAGCAACGGCCAGCTCCAGGAAGTGCGCTCGCCGGAAGAGTTCAAAGCCATGGCGCTGGAAATGCAGAAGGTGACCAAGGCCCACGGCCTATCCTTCGGCTACCTGGGCAGCGGCTCGCAGATGTGGCGCCTGTTCTACACCCTCTACAAGCAGCACGGCGTGGACATGGAACTGACACCGGGCCAGCCCATGAAAGTGGACCGGGACGCGGCCATCGAATCGCTGGAGTTCATGGCCTCCCTCTTTGATGACACCATCGCAGCCCAGGCCGGAGACATCAGCACAGGCATCGCGGAGTTTGCCCGCGGCGGCTCCGGAATGCTGTTCAGTGGCGTATGGGAACTGCCCACCATGAAGAAAGCCGGAATACCCGTTGATGCGGCCACCATTCCCACTCTCTACGGGACCCCGGCCTCCTATGCGGACTCGCACTCCTTTGTCCTCCCGCGCCAATTAAACCTCAACGAGGACAAGCGCAGAGACGTTTACAAGTTCGTCACGGACGTCCTCAAGGGTTCGCTGTCCTGGGCAGAAGCGGGACACATCCCCGGCTACCAGCCAGTGGTCCAATCACAGGCCTACCGTGAGCTCACGCCCCAGATCCACTACGCCAACGCGGCGGACATCATCGCCTACGACCCCGAGTCCTGGTTCAGCGGCTCCGGCTCGGACTGGCAGACCTACTTCGCGGAGAACGTGCAGAACGTCCTCCTTGGAAGGGACAAGGCAGCCGCAGGATGGGATGCCTTCGAGCAACGCACCAACACCCTCCTCTCCCGTCCCAACCCGGTCTGA